AAttggaaaattgaaagaaTAAGCTCTTGAATAGGTTTTGTTTGAAGTTTAGGTGATAGCTCAAATTAACATCATTCTTATTCATTTCGTTTTACATTTCAGACGTGTCATCAGTGTTCGATCTGCTGATGAGTTCTATGGCAAGATGGGATCCTATTCCAGTGAACTCCTCAATGGCCACCTTGTGGACTCAAATGGTCTCATTGAGCGTGTGGTGAAGCTAGGACCCATTGCGGATTTGCGACAACTGCGGGATAAGCACCTTTACAACATTGCCCCACTGCGTCACAAACAGGGATTGCAGTGAGTatcacaaaatataaattaatccACAAATATAATAGCTTTCATATTATGTAGGCTCTACTACGACGAGGAGGACACCCATTCGGATGAGGAGCGCTTGGCGGTGGCAACTGTATTCGGCTTGAATTGGGGCAGACGTGGATCTGTGGGTCCAGCGGCGGCGGGAAAGCAGCAGGTGGAGCAGAAGGATCGCCTGGCTTTGGATATATCCCTGCTGAAGAAGCAGTACGATAGGCTGCGCGAGCGCCAGAAACAAGCGCATGTCATCCTGACCACCGCCTGTTCCACGGCAGCCCGTCAAGGATCGGGTCCAGCGAGCAGCTCCCAGTCGTCGGTTCCGGTGAACCAGTTACTTCTCGGTCGCCCTGCCATTGTGACCAACAAGGGAAAGCGCGTTGGAGCGCCATTAGGCGCCATTCCACCTGCTCGAAAGCCCTCCCTTCCCGCTGTCCTCCACACCAAGCCAACTGCAGAGAAACAGCTGCGAAGGGGAGAGACTCTGCTCTGGAGGGACACCGATCCGAGCCGAAGACGTCGAGATAGTCTCACCTGGAAGGAGATCAAAGCAGATCGAGCTGCCATGATGCGAGAGGGAGCTGATGTGAGCTCCGTGAGAACGCAGAAGCTTCGCACGCGATTCGGAAAGAGCGACAGCTCCTCCTACAGCGAGGACAGTGATGGAGAGCAGGAGACTGGGGCAGGAGGTGGTGGAGGTTCCAGCACGGACACCAGCCTCTGTGATGACGATGACCCAAAGTCCACGGAGAAGAGTCCCAAGCAGAAGGCCAAGCTAGCACGCAAGCTCAAGGAGCAGAAGCAACTGGCCGGATCCAGGGACACGAGTTTGGAGCGACAGAGACCCAAGTCTTGGGCTCCAAGCAGCCATGAGATTCCCTTCATGCTAATGGGCACGGATAGTGGTGACGAGAAGGAGGAGAAGGCGACGAAAGAGGAGGCGGATACTCTAGATCAAGCGGAGGATAGTGCCACGGAGAGCGGTCATTTCGAGTTTGACAGGGAACTGCATTTGGTCAGCTCCAAAATAGAGCCACTGAAACTTCCTTACGATTCCGAATTCCCAGACATGCCTTCCGTTAGTCCCATACCGACGCCTCGAGAAAAGAGTGAAGCTGAAGAGGATATGCTGGATGAGCGAAAGGCCTTCGATGTGAGCGATGATGGGGTGACAAATCAGTATTTCGAGAGGGTTAACAGCGTGGAGCGGCCCAATCGTCTGGAATTGTCCTACTCGCTCAACGAGGAAGAGACGGATACTAATGCCATTTACCTAGAGGAGAGGGAAAAGGTTGAGGGGCATAGTGGTGATAGGGAATATAATTCCCTACCCCGTTTCTATCCAAGCGAGGACGATGATGGCGTACAGGGTGATGGCAAGGTGCCACAGATTCGGGACGACAACATTCCAGGCGAGAACAAGGACGACTACAAAGAGCTCCTGAGCATGACGATAGAGGAAAATACTGGGTACAAGCCACCACCTCCCACAGCCAGCACATTGAGTAATGCCAGCCGAAAGAGAAGAGATCCTCGCCGTAAAACCCTGACTCGCTCATCGACCATTGAAATCGAGGAACGCTATCAGGCTCTGGAGCGCAGGATCAGCCAGGATCATCCAAGTGGAGATCGGCAATCCAAGTACATTCCCAGCACAGCAGCTCTAGAGGAGCGGTTCAACACCCTTGAAAAGCAACTGAGTGCCGAAAAGCAACGCAAGGAGCAGACCGATATGGAGGCTGACTATCCAATTAAATCCGAGCGAATTCCCTCCACCGCCGACCTGGAATCACGCTTCAATTCcttaacaaagcaaatgagTTCCAGCGAATCTAGTTCCAAAACTCCCATCGATCTCAAGGACGAGGAGCCCAGTGGGAGCAGCTCCAAGAAACAGAAGGATAGCGAAAAAACCAGCAAGCTGCACCAAGCCGAGGAACCTGAATCGAATACAAAGGAAACTAACCAAGAAACAGAAACCAGCGATAGCAAAGAAACTGAAAGTGCTGAAAAGAAAGCGGAGCAGCCACGCCTCAAGAAACTTCCATCGACTGCAGAGCTGGAAGATCGTTTTAATGCCTTAGAGCGCAAAATGAGTGTCCAGAAGAGCAGCCCATCCAAGAACAAGAAAGAGCCACCCGATGAAGGAGAATCGAAGTCTACAAAGGAGCCAGAGGAACTAGATGAGCCCGGAAGGGAAATTGACAAGTCGTCGGACTCTCAAACACCTATTGCTACAAAAGATCCCAAAGACAGTGATCAGAAAAAACCTGAAACTAAGGAGACAACTACATCACCAAGTAAAACCCAAGACCAGAAAGTCAAGGATAAGTCCCCAAAAAGTGAAGAGAGTGTTGAAAAACAAACCTCTGAGTCAAAAGATGATTCACAAGAATTGGAAACTTCAACAACTAAAAAGGTGGAATCCAATCGAAAGCTTAGCTTAGAAAAAGGTAATAACATAGTAAACGAAAAAAGGGAAGAATCTCCTAAGAAAGCCGATAAAGAAACTGCtgaaaccaaaaacgaaaatgttgaaaatgaATCGTTAAAAAAAAGTGATTCTCAAAAGAAAGAAGCCACTAAGACTTCGGTTCCTCAAACTGATTCTGATTTGAAACGTGCTTCTAAAGAAAACTCAACTACTAAAGATGTGGAACTAGAAAAGACTCCTCGAAAATCTCCACCCTCCACAGAGGAATTAGAAAAACGTTTTAATGCCTTGGAAAAGCAGATGAGTACCACCAACCTAGAAACGACTAAAGAACCTGATCAAACTAAATCAGCAACCAAAACTCAGTCTTCGAGTGCTGAAGAAAAGACTCAGAAATCCATGAAATCTTTTGACGACAAGATTAAAGAAGTTAATGTGGCTATCGAAAAAGAGCAGAAGAGAGTTGAGGAGGAAGATCAAGCTGAAAAGAAGCGCAAAAACGTTGAAGAAGGTGGAAAAGTGGTCAACAACAAATTGGAAACcccaaaagccaaagaagAAGATTCTCAGCAACCAGAAGAGAGTCAGCAAAAGGGTAAGAATCAGCGAAGAGCTTCTGAGCCACCGTCGACGGAGGATCTCGAAAAGCGTTATGAAACCTTGAAGCGTCGCATGAGTAGCAAGAATCAGTTCAACGAAACCGTGGACGAAGCTCTCGAGCGGATCCAGCAGGAGGTAATCTCCGAGTCGGTGGAGGAAAAGAAGCCACCACCATCGACGGAGGATCTGGAGAGTCGCTTTGAAGCACTGCAGGGGGATAAGAAAAACGTGGAATCCAAAACGGTCGAAACCAAGCACGTCGATGTGGCCATTGAGGCGCATATTCCATCGCCacctccgccgccaccaccaccaaagGAACGTCCTGTCCTGGCCGAACCGGTTCTCCACCAGCAACAGGCTCTGATCGAGGAGCTGCAGAGCAAGATGCGCGGCCAATCACCCGGCGAGGAGAACCTGAAGCCCAGCGAGATAAATCCGCAGAGGAGGCAGCGAAAGCTACTGCAACGACCCACGCCCATGGGCGATGAGACCTCGGAAGCACCTGCAAACACGGCTTACTACAGAGCGGCAAACCACGAACAATGGCAGCAGCGCATGGTGCGTCGGTTCTCTGATTTACCCTCTCGGGCCGATCTGGAGAACCGATTGCAGTTCCTGGAGAGGCAACTCTACAAGAAGTTCTACAAGCAGCGCTGTGCAAGTGATTCCGAAGTTGCATCGAGGGTCAAACTTCCGCCCGAGGACCAACCGAGCACCTCTCGGCAGGCCAAGGAACTGGAAGCCGAAGGACAGCTGGAGCAGCGTGTCCTCGCATTGGAGAAGCAGCTGAGCGAGAACAGTCTCAAGTTGCTGGAAGCGATGAGGGAGCGCCAAAGGTCAGCAGATGACAGTGGCTCCCCCAGGCGACTGAGCACGGAGACAATCGACGCCACCGGCAAGGAGCTCGTTAGATACACCCAGAACATTGGTGAGCTGGAGGAAGTCGACGCCCACAAGCCCATCAACATAAGCATCAACATTAAGATGATGGTCAACAAAGACAGTGAGTCCAAGCAGCCCAAGGCTGACTCCAAGCCCACAACAGAAGATCTGACGCGTCGCCTGGAGCAATTGGAGCAGCAACTGTTGGAGGAACGGGCCAAGAATGGCTCGATCCCACCAGAAAATGAAGTGCTTGAGGAGAGGCCAGAAAAGCTCGAGGAAAAGGATTCCTGCAAAAAGCAGGAGAAGAACTGCCACAATCAGCATGTCAAAGGTGATGAGGTCGAGAAAGCAGAAGTGCCCATTGAGAGAAAAATTGAACCTGCCGCGGCTAAGGAGACCAAAACCCTTGAAAATGAAGAGAAAGCTCAAGCTCGAGCAAAAGATGTGGATACTCAAAAATCTGTTAATGGCCAGAATGCAGTGGATGATAAAAAATCTGTTAGTGATCAAAATGCAGTGGATGATAAAAAATTTGTTAGTGATCAAAATGCAGTGGATGATAAAAAATCTGTTAATGATGAGAATGTAGTGGTTGACAAAAAAGCAGAAAGTTTGGATAAAAAAGAATCTCCTGCTAAGGGAAAATCAGTTGACATTAAACAGAAGTCAGAGGCCACCAAAGCTGAAGTCGCTAAAGAAACGTCCACCCAAGGGAAACCTTCCGAAACTAAGTTGGAAAAACCCATAACTAAAGACCCCGTTCCTAAGGAAGCTTCAACTAAAGAGGCTTCCCCCAAAAAGGAGAATCTTAAAAGTGAGGAacccaaatccaaagaaaagGAAGCgacaaaaactgaaacaaataaatcaaaggaAACCTCAGTTCCGGTCTCCACCAAAGAAAGCAAAGTATCGAGCAAGCAACtgccagaaaaaaaagaaacaatcaAAGACTCTGCTTCCAAAGAACTGCCCGAAAAAATGGTAATCAATTCCACAGATGTAGGACCCATGGATCCCAACGGCAAAACAGTGGTACTGTTAATGGACAACGAACACAGAGCTTCGAAAGTGCGCAGATTGACCAGGGCCAACACGGAGGAACTGGAGGATCTCTTTCAGGCCTTGGAGAAACAGCTCAATGATCGAAATCTTGTCAAATCCGAAGACGGTCGACTGATACGAGTAGATCCCAAGCCAAGCGCTGAGCAAGAGGAGCAGACTCAGGCTATCTCTGATCTCACCAAGGAAATCGAGGATTTTACCAGCGCCAAACCTGAGGAGGAGAATCCGAAGGAGGCGACAAAAGAGGACAAGTCGGAGCCCGAAGAGCCGGAGGACTTCGACTGGGGACCCAACACTGTGAAACACCACTTGAAACGCAAAACAGTCTACCTGCCGTCCACCAAAGAGCTGGAGTCTCGCTTCCGCTCCTTGGAACGCCAGATAAAACTGCTCGAGGATGTGGAAAAGATCGATGTGGAGCAGCGATTGAATGAAATCGAGCGTAAAATTAAACTGCAGTACTCGCTATCCCACGAAAAGGATTTGAACAAGTACTTGGAACTGTGTGAGGGTAAGGGACTGGATGACGATGAACCATTGCCTGTAGAAACTCCAACGAAGGCGAAGGAAACTACCGCAACTAGAGATCGTTCACGTAGTCCTGGGCGCAAAGCGGTGGCTACCAAATCTCCATATACTTCGCCATCGCGAAAGCCCACCATTAAAACTCCACATACTTCTCCCACCCGGAAGCCAATCATCAAATCTCCCTATACATCTCCTTCCCGAAAGTCTGCCAAATCCCCGTATACGTCGCCTTCCAGGAATCGACAGAGATCACCTTCTCCAACTCGATCGCCGGAAAGGAAGCCGAAGCGAAGTCCGTACACTTCACCAGCCCGTCGCAAGCCGCATCCTAACGATCTGCCCATTTCAGATGATTTGGAGTACAAGTATCGAGTACTGGATTTGGTTAGATCCAAATCCAAGGAGAACTTGGCCAAGCGAATGAACGATCCCAACAGAAAACCGGCCATTCATCCCCTGGAAATGATTCTTAGTCCCAGTCCGGATACAGATGCGATACCAACAACCGGAGAACTAGAGCACAGAATACGTGTCCTGGATGAGAAGCTCAAGTCGCCAGCCAAAACTCGATCAAAATCGCGCTCTCGATCGCCAACCATCGAAGACATTAAACGTCAGAAGATGAGAGATGAGCAAAAGCCCAGGACTCCGGTTCACAATCTAGAGAGGATTGTCAGTTCGCCTGGGCGACCAGAACCACCCACTGCCGAAGAGCTCGAGGAGCGCATACGCATCCTGGAGCAGGAGCATAAGTTTGACTTTAAGACCCAGAAGGACTACAAGGCATTCAATCAAAAGCTCAAGGACGTCATCTCACCTTCGCTCTCCTTCGACGAATTCCGGGCAGCCAAGTCACGTGAGCAAAGTCCCCGCCGCCATGGCCCCACTACGCCCAAGTCTGCTCTGCGTCGCGATGATTTCGATGAGGGCTACTGTGGCGGTGCCCACATAACCACCCACTACCGCCCCACCAGCCCCAAGGTCATTCGGTTCCgggacgaggacgaggatgaggaccAGTTTGAGGAAGCACCCAGACCGAAGTCGCGTCAGACCAGTGAACGAATGGTGGGCAGCACTCATGACGTTTTGGATTGTTTGGAGGAGAATACTAAAATCCTTCAACGTATTCTTAAGAAGACTCTTGCAGATCAACCATCGGCCACTCGCAGCTACGCCAGCAGCTCGGAGGGTCTGGATGCCCTGGGTAGTCGTCTAATGAGGGTAAATGTGGCTCATTTCAACACATATAATATATCACAATAAACTATTTAACCATATCTTTTAGGAGACCTCTCCGATTACCCGAACCGGAACCCATACGGGCGTACCACTGCGAACGGGGGAGAACATCAACGACCGCCTGAGTTCGATCAAGAACTCCATCAAATCGATCGACACGCTGTGCGAGGAGAAGCCGTATCAGAAGGAGAAGTGCCAGCGGTACATCGACTCACTCTTCACGGACTCACTGCACTTTGCCAGCAAGAAGAGCTCCCTAGAGGATCTCAGTCTCAGCCGGAGCCTAAGTCGCAGCGAGAGCCGGGGTAGGAGCATTCACCGAACTGGAGACTATGCACCTTCGATAAGGGTGACCTCCGAACACCGATCTTTGGGCTCAGCGGATTCGCGAAGGAGTCCGTTGGGCAACCGGGACACGAGTCCCGTGCACCACAGATCGCATAGGGATGTCAGCCGGGAGCTGTCCCCGCGACGGAGACGcttggaggaggaggatgaggagcgTAAGGATCGGGAGAGCAGTAGGGTAAGACGTGATAACTTGTTGCCAAATTATTTTGCTGATAATCGTAGCGAACTAAGTAGCGGGAGTAGTTTAACCGGGTTTAACCACAAAGTAGATAGACAACTAGAAGAGACGTGCGCCAAGTATGCGGACGATCGACGCTCGGCCTGTCGCACACCGTTGAGCCACCCGTACGAGTCCCGCACCACAGCCACACGCCACAGCCACACAGATCCAGTCCAGATCCCAGCCAACCCAGCAGGATCCGCCACTGCAACAGATAGTTTCCCCCGGCCAGTGTCGCCATATCGCCAGCCGTACGATCCCTACCATCGGTCCCCTGGTGGTGCCGGTGGCACACCCCTCTATCAGCCCGGCAAGCTGGAGATCCGCCACACCACCGTCACCTCGACCTTCTACGATCGG
This genomic stretch from Drosophila yakuba strain Tai18E2 chromosome 3R, Prin_Dyak_Tai18E2_2.1, whole genome shotgun sequence harbors:
- the LOC6536499 gene encoding golgin subfamily B member 1 isoform X5, whose translation is MRFSLSPPPQKAITSARLTSPTKNSLSSSSTSTNTTRSTTLTTPGSNNRSPSSTKTTMLTRNGGGHGTSPTASGSGHAPSASASASAAADDEATSDYNQWLHAMKLVARLPGGTPPEFRRKLWLSLADKYLKSKNVDWAQQREKCFCEEWREDDEELGIQIVKDLHRTGSNLCTGPAGSINQAKLKRILLGYARYNPEVGYCQGFNMLGALILQVMDKEEEESMKVMIYLVEGVLPTGYFYGSMGGLQADMGVFRELMQTRLPRLAKHLQRLQGPVENAFEPPLTNVFTMQWFLTMFCTCLPMSCVLRVWDLVLIEGSDVLLRTALVLWSLLEERVISVRSADEFYGKMGSYSSELLNGHLVDSNGLIERVVKLGPIADLRQLRDKHLYNIAPLRHKQGLQLYYDEEDTHSDEERLAVATVFGLNWGRRGSVGPAAAGKQQVEQKDRLALDISLLKKQYDRLRERQKQAHVILTTACSTAARQGSGPASSSQSSVPVNQLLLGRPAIVTNKGKRVGAPLGAIPPARKPSLPAVLHTKPTAEKQLRRGETLLWRDTDPSRRRRDSLTWKEIKADRAAMMREGADVSSVRTQKLRTRFGKSDSSSYSEDSDGEQETGAGGGGGSSTDTSLCDDDDPKSTEKSPKQKAKLARKLKEQKQLAGSRDTSLERQRPKSWAPSSHEIPFMLMGTDSGDEKEEKATKEEADTLDQAEDSATESGHFEFDRELHLVSSKIEPLKLPYDSEFPDMPSVSPIPTPREKSEAEEDMLDERKAFDVSDDGVTNQYFERVNSVERPNRLELSYSLNEEETDTNAIYLEEREKVEGHSGDREYNSLPRFYPSEDDDGVQGDGKVPQIRDDNIPGENKDDYKELLSMTIEENTGYKPPPPTASTLSNASRKRRDPRRKTLTRSSTIEIEERYQALERRISQDHPSGDRQSKYIPSTAALEERFNTLEKQLSAEKQRKEQTDMEADYPIKSERIPSTADLESRFNSLTKQMSSSESSSKTPIDLKDEEPSGSSSKKQKDSEKTSKLHQAEEPESNTKETNQETETSDSKETESAEKKAEQPRLKKLPSTAELEDRFNALERKMSVQKSSPSKNKKEPPDEGESKSTKEPEELDEPGREIDKSSDSQTPIATKDPKDSDQKKPETKETTTSPSKTQDQKVKDKSPKSEESVEKQTSESKDDSQELETSTTKKVESNRKLSLEKGNNIVNEKREESPKKADKETAETKNENVENESLKKSDSQKKEATKTSVPQTDSDLKRASKENSTTKDVELEKTPRKSPPSTEELEKRFNALEKQMSTTNLETTKEPDQTKSATKTQSSSAEEKTQKSMKSFDDKIKEVNVAIEKEQKRVEEEDQAEKKRKNVEEGGKVVNNKLETPKAKEEDSQQPEESQQKGKNQRRASEPPSTEDLEKRYETLKRRMSSKNQFNETVDEALERIQQEVISESVEEKKPPPSTEDLESRFEALQGDKKNVESKTVETKHVDVAIEAHIPSPPPPPPPPKERPVLAEPVLHQQQALIEELQSKMRGQSPGEENLKPSEINPQRRQRKLLQRPTPMGDETSEAPANTAYYRAANHEQWQQRMVRRFSDLPSRADLENRLQFLERQLYKKFYKQRCASDSEVASRVKLPPEDQPSTSRQAKELEAEGQLEQRVLALEKQLSENSLKLLEAMRERQRSADDSGSPRRLSTETIDATGKELVRYTQNIGELEEVDAHKPINISINIKMMVNKDSESKQPKADSKPTTEDLTRRLEQLEQQLLEERAKNGSIPPENEVLEERPEKLEEKDSCKKQEKNCHNQHVKGDEVEKAEVPIERKIEPAAAKETKTLENEEKAQARAKDVDTQKSVNGQNAVDDKKSVSDQNAVDDKKFVSDQNAVDDKKSVNDENVVVDKKAESLDKKESPAKGKSVDIKQKSEATKAEVAKETSTQGKPSETKLEKPITKDPVPKEASTKEASPKKENLKSEEPKSKEKEATKTETNKSKETSVPVSTKESKVSSKQLPEKKETIKDSASKELPEKMVINSTDVGPMDPNGKTVVLLMDNEHRASKVRRLTRANTEELEDLFQALEKQLNDRNLVKSEDGRLIRVDPKPSAEQEEQTQAISDLTKEIEDFTSAKPEEENPKEATKEDKSEPEEPEDFDWGPNTVKHHLKRKTVYLPSTKELESRFRSLERQIKLLEDVEKIDVEQRLNEIERKIKLQYSLSHEKDLNKYLELCEGKGLDDDEPLPVETPTKAKETTATRDRSRSPGRKAVATKSPYTSPSRKPTIKTPHTSPTRKPIIKSPYTSPSRKSAKSPYTSPSRNRQRSPSPTRSPERKPKRSPYTSPARRKPHPNDLPISDDLEYKYRVLDLVRSKSKENLAKRMNDPNRKPAIHPLEMILSPSPDTDAIPTTGELEHRIRVLDEKLKSPAKTRSKSRSRSPTIEDIKRQKMRDEQKPRTPVHNLERIVSSPGRPEPPTAEELEERIRILEQEHKFDFKTQKDYKAFNQKLKDVISPSLSFDEFRAAKSREQSPRRHGPTTPKSALRRDDFDEGYCGGAHITTHYRPTSPKVIRFRDEDEDEDQFEEAPRPKSRQTSERMKTLADQPSATRSYASSSEGLDALGSRLMRETSPITRTGTHTGVPLRTGENINDRLSSIKNSIKSIDTLCEEKPYQKEKCQRYIDSLFTDSLHFASKKSSLEDLSLSRSLSRSESRGRSIHRTGDYAPSIRVTSEHRSLGSADSRRSPLGNRDTSPVHHRSHRDVSRELSPRRRRLEEEDEERKDRESSRVRRDNLLPNYFADNRSELSSGSSLTGFNHKVDRQLEETCAKYADDRRSACRTPLSHPYESRTTATRHSHTDPVQIPANPAGSATATDSFPRPVSPYRQPYDPYHRSPGGAGGTPLYQPGKLEIRHTTVTSTFYDRFLTEKQIERQTHSRPPSRSPVVSPSVPAKSYVDLSSTTSATSSTTASSFMSSSYAGPSFSLPSASNYSNLNPGSGSGSVSGSGISAISPRASCSDLRSTSSGPTSTSTTSATTSSYVPYNFTSSFTSRLSDPITTSTASAVSTSSLTHSTGVYNPMMSFTLREPLASSSLGGASASTLLPFQFNRTFTSNFDKEQNKQ
- the LOC6536499 gene encoding golgin subfamily B member 1 isoform X3; translated protein: MVCILHGYYDAQPKMRFSLSPPPQKAITSARLTSPTKNSLSSSSTSTNTTRSTTLTTPGSNNRSPSSTKTTMLTRNGGGHGTSPTASGSGHAPSASASASAAADDEATSDYNQWLHAMKLVARLPGGTPPEFRRKLWLSLADKYLKSKNVDWAQQREKCFCEEWREDDEELGIQIVKDLHRTGSNLCTGPAGSINQAKLKRILLGYARYNPEVGYCQGFNMLGALILQVMDKEEEESMKVMIYLVEGVLPTGYFYGSMGGLQADMGVFRELMQTRLPRLAKHLQRLQGPVENAFEPPLTNVFTMQWFLTMFCTCLPMSCVLRVWDLVLIEGSDVLLRTALVLWSLLEERVISVRSADEFYGKMGSYSSELLNGHLVDSNGLIERVVKLGPIADLRQLRDKHLYNIAPLRHKQGLQLYYDEEDTHSDEERLAVATVFGLNWGRRGSVGPAAAGKQQVEQKDRLALDISLLKKQYDRLRERQKQAHVILTTACSTAARQGSGPASSSQSSVPVNQLLLGRPAIVTNKGKRVGAPLGAIPPARKPSLPAVLHTKPTAEKQLRRGETLLWRDTDPSRRRRDSLTWKEIKADRAAMMREGADVSSVRTQKLRTRFGKSDSSSYSEDSDGEQETGAGGGGGSSTDTSLCDDDDPKSTEKSPKQKAKLARKLKEQKQLAGSRDTSLERQRPKSWAPSSHEIPFMLMGTDSGDEKEEKATKEEADTLDQAEDSATESGHFEFDRELHLVSSKIEPLKLPYDSEFPDMPSVSPIPTPREKSEAEEDMLDERKAFDVSDDGVTNQYFERVNSVERPNRLELSYSLNEEETDTNAIYLEEREKVEGHSGDREYNSLPRFYPSEDDDGVQGDGKVPQIRDDNIPGENKDDYKELLSMTIEENTGYKPPPPTASTLSNASRKRRDPRRKTLTRSSTIEIEERYQALERRISQDHPSGDRQSKYIPSTAALEERFNTLEKQLSAEKQRKEQTDMEADYPIKSERIPSTADLESRFNSLTKQMSSSESSSKTPIDLKDEEPSGSSSKKQKDSEKTSKLHQAEEPESNTKETNQETETSDSKETESAEKKAEQPRLKKLPSTAELEDRFNALERKMSVQKSSPSKNKKEPPDEGESKSTKEPEELDEPGREIDKSSDSQTPIATKDPKDSDQKKPETKETTTSPSKTQDQKVKDKSPKSEESVEKQTSESKDDSQELETSTTKKVESNRKLSLEKGNNIVNEKREESPKKADKETAETKNENVENESLKKSDSQKKEATKTSVPQTDSDLKRASKENSTTKDVELEKTPRKSPPSTEELEKRFNALEKQMSTTNLETTKEPDQTKSATKTQSSSAEEKTQKSMKSFDDKIKEVNVAIEKEQKRVEEEDQAEKKRKNVEEGGKVVNNKLETPKAKEEDSQQPEESQQKGKNQRRASEPPSTEDLEKRYETLKRRMSSKNQFNETVDEALERIQQEVISESVEEKKPPPSTEDLESRFEALQGDKKNVESKTVETKHVDVAIEAHIPSPPPPPPPPKERPVLAEPVLHQQQALIEELQSKMRGQSPGEENLKPSEINPQRRQRKLLQRPTPMGDETSEAPANTAYYRAANHEQWQQRMVRRFSDLPSRADLENRLQFLERQLYKKFYKQRCASDSEVASRVKLPPEDQPSTSRQAKELEAEGQLEQRVLALEKQLSENSLKLLEAMRERQRSADDSGSPRRLSTETIDATGKELVRYTQNIGELEEVDAHKPINISINIKMMVNKDSESKQPKADSKPTTEDLTRRLEQLEQQLLEERAKNGSIPPENEVLEERPEKLEEKDSCKKQEKNCHNQHVKGDEVEKAEVPIERKIEPAAAKETKTLENEEKAQARAKDVDTQKSVNGQNAVDDKKSVSDQNAVDDKKFVSDQNAVDDKKSVNDENVVVDKKAESLDKKESPAKGKSVDIKQKSEATKAEVAKETSTQGKPSETKLEKPITKDPVPKEASTKEASPKKENLKSEEPKSKEKEATKTETNKSKETSVPVSTKESKVSSKQLPEKKETIKDSASKELPEKMVINSTDVGPMDPNGKTVVLLMDNEHRASKVRRLTRANTEELEDLFQALEKQLNDRNLVKSEDGRLIRVDPKPSAEQEEQTQAISDLTKEIEDFTSAKPEEENPKEATKEDKSEPEEPEDFDWGPNTVKHHLKRKTVYLPSTKELESRFRSLERQIKLLEDVEKIDVEQRLNEIERKIKLQYSLSHEKDLNKYLELCEGKGLDDDEPLPVETPTKAKETTATRDRSRSPGRKAVATKSPYTSPSRKPTIKTPHTSPTRKPIIKSPYTSPSRKSAKSPYTSPSRNRQRSPSPTRSPERKPKRSPYTSPARRKPHPNDLPISDDLEYKYRVLDLVRSKSKENLAKRMNDPNRKPAIHPLEMILSPSPDTDAIPTTGELEHRIRVLDEKLKSPAKTRSKSRSRSPTIEDIKRQKMRDEQKPRTPVHNLERIVSSPGRPEPPTAEELEERIRILEQEHKFDFKTQKDYKAFNQKLKDVISPSLSFDEFRAAKSREQSPRRHGPTTPKSALRRDDFDEGYCGGAHITTHYRPTSPKVIRFRDEDEDEDQFEEAPRPKSRQTSERMKTLADQPSATRSYASSSEGLDALGSRLMRETSPITRTGTHTGVPLRTGENINDRLSSIKNSIKSIDTLCEEKPYQKEKCQRYIDSLFTDSLHFASKKSSLEDLSLSRSLSRSESRGRSIHRTGDYAPSIRVTSEHRSLGSADSRRSPLGNRDTSPVHHRSHRDVSRELSPRRRRLEEEDEERKDRESSRVRRDNLLPNYFADNRSELSSGSSLTGFNHKVDRQLEETCAKYADDRRSACRTPLSHPYESRTTATRHSHTDPVQIPANPAGSATATDSFPRPVSPYRQPYDPYHRSPGGAGGTPLYQPGKLEIRHTTVTSTFYDRFLTEKQIERQTHSRPPSRSPVVSPSVPAKSYVDLSSTTSATSSTTASSFMSSSYAGPSFSLPSASNYSNLNPGSGSGSVSGSGISAISPRASCSDLRSTSSGPTSTSTTSATTSSYVPYNFTSSFTSRLSDPITTSTASAVSTSSLTHSTGVYNPMMSFTLREPLASSSLGGASASTLLPFQFNRTFTSNFDKEQNKQ